Proteins co-encoded in one Fusarium fujikuroi IMI 58289 draft genome, chromosome FFUJ_chr06 genomic window:
- a CDS encoding related to dehydrogenase, whose amino-acid sequence MAHTLNIAVVGLGRMGKRHVHTLLYRVPRARVVAVCSSMEHEVKWAKENEEYKEFDISVYDSYDEMLNHPGLQAVWVSTSTDVHSRQSLAAIDKGLHVLCEKPLSTNMAEAQTVVDAAKKNPHLKVMAGFSRRFDASYRDAATKIYNDEAIGEPFMVRSNTCDLLDETGFFVRYASRNGGIFVDCAIHDIDLSLWYLGNPIPKACWATGTLQHHPELKDLNDVDNAVGVVEFWGGKIAYFYCSRTQAHGHDACTEITGKTGKISVNVVPKANNVVLADKLGIRHEVQPEYWQRFEDAFALEANEFTDAVLKDKPVPLPIERGIQVMNIGRALQHALLSGDLVKFDEKGNWE is encoded by the exons ATGGCTCATACCTTGAACATCGCGgttgttggccttggccgCATG GGCAAGCGACACGTCCATACTCTTCTGTATAGGGTACCTCGTGCTCGAGTTGTTGCAGTATGCAGCTCCATGGAACACGAAGTTAAGTGGGCCAAAGAGAACGAAGAGTATAAAGAATTCGACATCTCAGTCTATGATAGCTAcgatgagatgctcaacCATCCTGGACTTCAAGCTGTTTGGGTTTCTACCAGTACCGATGTGCACTCCAGGCAGTCTCTTGCCGCCATCGATAAGGGACTGCACGTCCTTTGTGAGAAGCCTTTGAGTACTAACATGGCCGAG GCGCAAACTGTCGTTGACGCAGCGAAGAAGAACCCCCATCTGAAGGTTATGGCCGGGTTCTCTCGTCGCTTTGACGCTTCTTACCGCGACGCAGCTACCAAAATTTACAACGACGAGGCCATCGGGGAGCCATTCATGGTTCGCTCTAATACCTGCGACCTTCTCGATGAGACTGGGTTCTTCGTTCGCTACGCCTCTCGCAACGGCGGTATTTTCGTCGACTGCGCCATTCACGACATCGACTTGTCACTTTGGTACCTCGGCAACCCCATCCCCAAAGCATGTTGGGCAACCGGAACTCTCCAACACCACCCCGAGCTCAAAGACCTCAACGATGTTGACAATGCGGTCGGCGTCGTCGAATTCTGGGGCGGTAAGATCGCTTACTTCTACTGTTCCCGCACCCAAGCCCACGGCCACGACGCCTGCACTGAAATTACTGGAAAGACTGGCAAGATTTCAGTCAATGTTGTTCCCAAGGCTAACAATGTCGTTCTTGCTGATAAGCTTGGTATTCGTCATGAGGTGCAGCCTGAGTATTGGCAGCGATTCGAGGATGCGTTTGCGCTGGAGGCTAATGAATTTACGGATGCAGTGTTGAAGGATAAGCCGGTTCCTTTGCCTATTGAGAGAGGAATTCAGGTCATGAATATTGGCAGGGCGCTTCAGCATGCGCTATTGAGTGGAGACTTGGTCAAGTTTGATGAGAAGGGCAATTGGGAGTAG
- a CDS encoding putative argonaute-like post-transcriptional silencing protein QDE-2, translating into MSSGNRGGGDRGSRGRGGGRGGRGTYGGWGGRGSFRGDTGSSRGQAGGGRGGYGRPTGGGQQTIQIFPNSQGLNSQVANVEDTLHPVTKNKLDLNSLKLTEGFPSRPGYGTRGTRVELTANYVELLPPSNLTLHRYDIQISPAAVGRKHFRIVQLLLQAPEFAAQQGDIATDFRSTLVSKTKFSQDEVLVDFPYRSEGEDEPTARATVYKVRVQYKKTLDVGELVNYLNSTSLNQSLVDKQELTQALNIFLNHYAKSAKNLVTIGSTKSFSLGSEAARGDIGSGLEIIRGFFSSVRVATCRILVNINVSHGAFYQAVPLPVLMTSYGLHSTVMLERFLKLVRIQTTHLPEKRNKANEVIPRVKTIFGLARKDDGHGLAHPPRVRQHGAGAKDVEFWLDGEASSTGAPKPVAKGGAKGKGKGKVKAQAEISAASTSGRYITVFDFFRMTYNLVLQNPQLPLVNCGNRGNPMYLPAEVCLVLPGQPSKSKLNVNQAQQMIRHAVRKPWENANSIYSEGVKTVGLDENTNILLRSFGLKIAPGLNKVPGRILFGPKVIYKNNKAADLRFGSWNMLDIRFNIGTSLAKWSYLVISIPGMPDSFDQQSSRAIMNEFHTALQKIGVNAAQPFPGQRLQLQHQDDPALGPTLERAARALDLLFIILPGANMPIYKRIKTIADRSYGIHTICSVGSKLAKDRGRDQYMNNIALKFNLKLGGINQRVENKNLGIIDQDKTMVVGIDVTHPSPGSSSNAPSVSAMVSSIDKFLGQWPATLRIQRARQENVDDLTEMLKSRLGLWKTKGKHVAFPENILIYRDGVSEGQYDMVLSQELPQLRRACEQMYPAADTKKGLPRFTIIVCGKRHKTRFYPTTEKDCDRSGNTKPGTVVDRGVTEARNWDFFLQAHAALQGTARPCHYYIVHDEIFRQIYANSIPLPFQSIADIVEDLTHNMCYLFGRATKAVSLCPPAYYADIACERARCYLASLFDTPSPSAAPSITGTSAAGGTGQLSPDDVQIHQKLRDTMFYI; encoded by the exons ATGTCTAGCGGGAACAGAGGTGGTGGAGATCGTGGAAGTCGGGGAAGAGGCGGGGGAAGAGGTGGCCGCGGCACTTATGGAGGTTGGGGGGGGCGCGGCAGTTTTCGAGGCGATACAGGCAGTAGTAGAGGACAAGCTggaggtggaagaggaggatatggAAGGCCGACTGGCGGTGGTCAGCAGACTATCCAGATCTTTCC CAACTCCCAAGGCCTAAACTCACAGGTTGCAAACGTCGAAGATACATTACACCCAGTGACAAAAAACAAGCTCGATCttaatagcctaaagctAACCGAAGGCTTTCCCAGCCGTCCAGGATATGGCACCAGGGGCACCAGGGTTGAACTTACGGCCAACTACGTCGAATTATTGCCGCCGTCGAACTTGACCTTGCATCGATACGATATCCAGATCAGCCCTGCAGCCGTCGGTAGGAAACATTTCCGGATTGTGCAGCTACTACTTCAAGCGCCGGAATTTGCAGCTCAACAGGGCGACATTGCCACGGACTTCAGGTCTACTCTTGTCTCCAAAACCAAGTTTTCGCAGGACGAGGTCCTCGTTGACTTCCCCTATCGCTCAGAAGGTGAAGACGAACCGACTGCTAGGGCTACCGTATACAAAGTTCGTGTCCAATATAAGAAAACTTTAGACGTCGGCGAGTTGGTCAACTACTTGAACTCAACCAGCCTCAACCAGTCATTGGTAGATAAGCAGGAGTTGACGCAGGCTCTGAATATCTTTCTGAACCACTACGCCAAATCCGCAAAGAATCTCGTCACAATTGGGTCGACAAAGAGCTTTTCTCTCGGCAGTGAAGCAGCCAGAGGAGACATCGGCTCTGGTTTGGAAATCATTCGAGGATTCTTTTCGAGCGTGCGCGTAGCGACTTGTCGcattcttgtcaacatcaacgtgAGCCATGGAGCATTTTACCAGGCTGTTCCTTTGCCGGTGCTCATGACAAGTTACGGACTTCACAGCACCGTCATGTTGGAAAGGTTTCTCAAATTGGTTCGCATACAGACAACACATCTTCCCGAGAAGCGTAACAAAGCGAATGAAGTTATTCCCCGTGTCAAAACTATCTTCGGGCTTGCTAGGAAGGACGATGGACATGGCTTGGCCCACCCACCGCGTGTTAGACAGCATGGGGCTGGTGCCAAAGATGTGGAGTTCTGGCTCGATGGTGAAGCCAGCTCTACTGGTGCCCCTAAGCCGGTTGCCAAAGGAGGCGCGAAAGGGAAGGGCAAAGGGAAGGTTAAGGCTCAGGCAGAgatctcagcagcttctACCTCTGGGAGGTATATCACTGTGTTTGACTTTTTCAGAATGA CATACAATCTAGTTCTACAAAATCCCCAACTTCCGTTGGTTAACTGTGGCAACAGAGGCAATCCGATGTATCTCCCAGCAGAGGTCTGCCTTGTCCTCCCGGGTCAGCCCTCCAAGTCGAAGCTCAACGTCAACCAAGCGCAACAGATGATTCGCCACGCTGTTCGAAAGCCGTGGGAAAATGCGAACTCCATTTATAGTGAGGGTGTGAAGACTGTTGGTCTCGATGAGAACACCAACATACTTTTG CGTTCTTTCGGCCTGAAGATTGCACCGGGACTCAACAAAGTTCCAGGTCGCATCCTTTTCGGTCCAAAGGTTAtctacaagaacaacaaggccGCTGATCTCCGCTTCGGTAGTTGGAACATGTTGGATATTCGATTTAACATTGGCACATCACTTGCTAAATGGTCATACCTGGTGATCTCTATTCCTGGGATGCCCGACTCGTTCGACCAGCAAAGCTCGCGGGCCATTATGAATGAGTTCCATACCGCTCTACAGAAGATTGGGGTCAACGCAGCTCAGCCGTTTCCAGGTCAACGCCtccaacttcaacatcaagacgATCCCGCGCTCGGTCCAACTTTAGAACGTGCTGCTCGAGCTTTAGATCTGCTTTTCATCATCCTGCCTGGAGCAAACATGCCAATATACAAGCGCATCAAGACGATCGCCGACAGGAGCTATGGTATCCACACTATCTGCTCGGTGGGTTCCAAACTAGCAAAAGACCGCGGTCGCGACCAATATATGAACAATATCGCTTTGAAGTTCaatctcaagcttggcgGCATCAATCAGAGGGTGGAGAACAAGAATCTCGGCATCATCGACCAGGACAAGACAATGGTTGTCGGCATCGACGTCACGCATCCCTCACCTGGCTCGTCTTCCAACGCGCCGTCTGTCTCTGCAATGGTGTCTTCCATTGACAAGTTCCTAGGTCAATGGCCCGCAACTTTGCGCATACAGCGCGCGAGACAAGAGAACGTGGACGATCTCACAGAGATGCTTAAATCTCGTCTTGGCCTCTGGAAGACAAAGGGCAAACACGTCGCTTTCCCGGAGAATATTCTCATATACCGCGATGGAGTCTCCGAAGGCCAATATGACATGGTTCTCTCGCAAGAGCTTCCTCAACTCCGCCGCGCATGCGAGCAGATGTACCCAGCAGCTGACACCAAAAAAGGCCTTCCGCGCTTCACTATTATAGTCTGTGGCAAGCGGCACAAGACGAGATTCTATCCCACTACCGAGAAAGACTGCGATAGATCTGGGAATACTAAACCTGGTACCGTCGTCGACCGCGGAGTGACTGAAGCGCGGAACTGGGATTTCTTCCTGCAGGCCCATGCTGCACTCCAAGGAACCGCACGCCCATGTCACTATTACATCGTGCATGATGAGATATTCCGGCAGATTTATGCGAATTCGATTCCGCTTCCGTTTCAGAGCATCGCCGATATTGTGGAGGATCTCACACACAATATGTGCTACCTGTTCGGCCGCGCCACCAAGGCTGTCAGTCTATGCCCCCCGGCGTACTATGCTGATATCGCGTGCGAGCGCGCGCGGTGCTACTTGGCTAGTCTTTTTGACACGCCGTCGCCAAGTGCAGCCCCGTCCATAACTGGAACTTCGGCAGCTGGAGGAACTGGGCAGCTAAGTCCTGATGATGTACAAATCCATCAAAAGCTGAGAGATACAATGTTCTATATCTAG
- a CDS encoding related to high affinity methionine permease, producing MGFSIFFESQKTTATVSADPEASDSEPSVIHEGDLAYTRVKGGNGSKPSYQEAVGAPVESHSPLGYNVGWLTVIFLNVNMMIGTGIFSTPSSILNRAGSVGLALIIWFIGFIMAASGFSVYLELASYFPNRSGSEVVYLEQAYPRPKHFFPVTFAVQSVILSFSSSNAVVLSKYLWRMTGDTPSEWQMRGVAIAAYTLAVIFVIAHNKYSLWLVNFIGALKILTLVFISIAGLVVLGGNVKRIPDPGHNFRDAFAGATPNGNDLASALVSIVFSYAGYWNAFNVVNEIQNPIPTLKRNGTVSLTVVAVLYMLCNIAYFAVVPKEEFAEASEIAASVFFTKLFGDSKSAANVLNFLVLLSAFGNLLAVLIGSARMLREIGRQGVLPYTNFWVSTKPFGTPIGPYILKWVLTFIMIVAPSAGDAFTFVISLGTYPDAMFRFAMVFGLYVLRRRRSKAGIGRSDFRAWHAPVIFYLLVQVFILVMPWYPPKGGPYAGDVSFWYATYCVVGIAIVLVCALYYVVWMFLLPKWKGYAIRTEITNVDDNGANTHRLVRVPYADLPRWDEEHDEAGNLRQRTTVVAPSSEGSIKA from the exons ATGGGCTTCTCAATCTTTTTTGAAAGCCAGAAAACCACGGCTACCGTCTCGGCGGACCCTGAGGCTAGCGACTCTGAGCCTTCGGTCATTCACGAGGGAGATCTCGCGTACACACGCGTCAAGGGCGGCAATGGCTCTAAACCTTCGTACCAAGAAGCTGTCGGTGCACCTGTTGAATCGCACTCACCACTTGGATACAACGTCGGTTGGCTTACGGTTATCTTCCTCAATGTCAACATGATGATTGGAACTGGTATCTTCTCTACGC CCTCGAGTATCCTTAACCGCGCTGGGTCTGTCGGTCTGGCGCTGATCATCTGGTTCAtcggcttcatcatggctgcatCTGGTTTCAGTGTTTACCTGGAATTAGCGAGTTACTTTCCTAATCGCAGCGGTTCGGAGGTTGTGTATCTTGAGCAGGCGTATCCTCGGCCTAAGCACTTCTTCCCTGTCACATTTGCTGTCCAGTCAGTCATTCTATCCTTCAGCAGTAGTAATGCCGTCG TTCTGTCCAAATACCTTTGGCGAATGACCGGTGATACCCCCTCCGAATGGCAGATGCGAGGTGTCGCTATCGCAGCTTATACCCTTGCTGTCATCTTTGTCATCGCGCATAACAAGTACTCCCTTTGGTTGGTCAACTTCATCGGCGCCTTGAAGATCCTCACCCTCGTCTT CATCAGTATCGCAGGTCTGGTCGTCCTCGGTGGCAACGTCAAGCGCATCCCCGACCCCGGCCATAACTTCCGCGACGCCTTCGCCGGTGCAACCCCTAACGGAAACGATCTAGCCAGTGCCCTCGTCAGTATTGTCTTCTCATACGCCGGATACTGGAACGCTTTCAACGTCGTGAACGAGATCCAAAACCCCATTCCCACGCTCAAGCGAAACGGTACAGTCTCGCTCACCGTCGTCGCCGTGTTGTACATGCTCTGCAATATCGCATACTTCGCTGTCGTTCCCAAGGAGGAGTTTGCCGAGGCTAGTGAGATTGCTGCATCAGTCTTTTTCACCAAGCTCTTTGGTGATAGCAAGTCTGCTGCCAATGTCCTCAACTTTCTTGTACTGCTGAGTGCCTTTGGTAACCTTCTTGCTGTGCTGATTGGTTCTGCTCGTATGCTCCGTGAGATTGGTCGACAGGGCGTTCTGCCTTATACCAACTTCTGGGTCTCGACTAAGCCTTTTGGTACTCCAATTGGTCCTTACATCCTCAAGTGGGTGTTGACTTTCATCATGATTGTTGCGCCTTCAGCTGGCGATGCTTTTACTTTCG TTATTAGTTTGGGCACGTACCCCGATGCCATGTTCAGGTTTGCCATGGTTTTTGGTCTCTATGTGCTCCGCCGTCGTCGGTCAAAGGCCGGTATTGGTCGCTCTGACTTCAGAGCTTGGCATGCCCCTGTAATCTTCTACCTCCTGGTCCAggtcttcatcctcgtcatgcCTTGGTACCCTCCCAAGGGCGGCCCATACGCCGGTGATGTCAGCTTCTGGTATGCGACATACTGTGTTGTCGGTATTGCAAT TGTCCTTGTTTGCGCCCTTTACTATGTTGTTTGGATGTTCCTGTTGCCCAAATGGAAGGGCTATGCTATTCGCACCGAGATCACCAATGTCGATGACAACGGAGCCAACACCCACCGACTGGTTAGAGTTCCCTATGCTGATCTTCCTCGATGGGACGAAGAACATGACGAAGCTGGAAACCTTCGCCAGCGAACAACTGTTGTGGCTCCGAGCTCCGAGGGCTCCATTAAGGCGTAA
- a CDS encoding related to ARCA protein — MSQERIGFRDGSSAKYDAKFSGSQNWVNSSAKEFRLQTSSRRATQRIALADEGSPSTNTASRPSLNNDETSGRTLDFALGESTYFNSTVPESLSPSRGGHPQASALPAFQTQPSQHPLALSQRGPSWGGLLHALEPPHQRDLPLEGVQEACLLRYFIEELSHWFDLVDPQRKYQLVVPERARRYPPLLNAILAMSARHLCRVEKYKTPRGIVYRGQPLPNLSSHSAVEYMLNCIPVLKDFHTTQDGETRELIVTTAVILRHFEELDDEDEDPALDTRPDEGVNFLAILNAVLRSLTSDDLINRRELLIASYWVALRQEVYYALRKGYPAQMVEPPAEWSDISPANRIVFHTSQVTKWLFDDKSESGWREWSLSSYSVQVLMVRRVDKLKEQEEYLEQPSSRRGVPNNVVCFADRLNRHAAHDDSKDDSHRRVTSSLPSSAQALACTNPSRQAEDVRAAYRKAEGEVRHLVLQVCGTAVQHPDTQPGLVNAILAIQMYGSYFTDPWEQEALKKTVQMFKDCQAWPLPKALRERYYKP, encoded by the exons ATGTCTCAAGAAAGGATTGGA TTCAGAGATGGCTCGTCGGCAAAATACGACGCCAAGTTCTCAGGGTCGCAGAATTGGGTCAATAGCAGTGCCAAGGAGT TCCGCCTCCAAACAAGTTCGCGGCGAGCCACACAGAGAATCGCTTTGGCCGATGAGGGttcaccatcaacaaacacAGCAAGCCGCCCGTCATTAAATAACGACGAAACATCTGGCAGGACACTTGACTTTGCACTAGGAGAGTCAACATATTTCAATTCGACAGTTCCAGAAAGTCTATCCCCTTCCCGTGGTGGGCACCCACAGGCTTCAGCCCTGCCAGCCTTTCAAACTCAACCGTCCCAGCACCCACTAGCACTATCTCAACGCGGTCCTTCTTGGGGCGGCCTACTGCATGCGTTAGAACCACCTCATCAACGAGACTTGCCCTTGGAAGGTGTCCAAGAAGCGTGTCTCTTACGATACTTCATAGAAGAGTTGTCCCATTGG TTCGATCTGGTTGACCCGCAGCGAAAATACCAATTAGTTGTTCCAGAACGAGCCAGGCGATATCCCCCTTTACTCAATGCCATCTTAGCAATGTCCGCACGGCATTTATGCCGCGTTGAGAAATACAAGACACCCCGAGGAATCGTATATCGCGGCCAGCCATTACCAAATCTCAGTTCACACTCCGCAGTTGAGTATATGCTTAATTGTATCCCCGTCCTCAAAGACTTTCACACTACGCAGGATGGAGAGACTCGAGAACTCATCGTGACGACGGCTGTGATTCTACGTCACTTTGAGGAGttagatgatgaagatgaagatcctGCTCTTGATACTCGCCCAGACGAGGGTGTAAACTTCCTCGCAATTCTGAACGCTGTTCTACGAAGTCTAACCTCGGACGATCTTATTAACCGTCGAGAACTTCTGATTGCATCTTACTGGGTTGCTTTACGACAGGAAGTCTACTATGCTCTTCGGAAGGGATATCCTGCGCAGATGGTTGAACCGCCTGCTGAGTGGTCAGATATATCGCCAGCAAATAGAATCGTCTTTCATACTAGTCAAGTCACAAAATGGTTATTTGACGACAAGTCAGAGAGTGGATGGCGTGAGTGGTCTCTCAGTTCTTATAGTGTTCAGGTACTAATGGTTCGACGAGTAGATAAACTCAAAGAGCAGGAAGAATATCTTGAGCA ACCGAGTTCTAGGAGAGGTGTTCCCAACAATGTGGTATGCTTCGCCGATCGCCTTAACAGGCATGCAGCACATGATGATAGCAAAGATGATTCTCATCGCAGAGTCACCTCTTCTCTC CCCTCCAGCGCCCAAGCCCTTGCTTGCACTAATCCCTCCAGACAAGCCGAGGATGTACGCGCCGCATATCGCAAAGCCGAAGGCGAAGTGCGACACCTAGTCCTCCAAGTCTGCGGAACTGCCGTCCAACATCCCGATACTCAGCCAGGTCTCGTAAATGCCATCCTAGCTATACAAATGTACGGGAGCTACTTCACTGATCCATGGGAACAAGAAGCACTTAAGAAGACGGTTCAGATGTTTAAGGATTGCCAGGCTTGGCCGCTACCCAAAGCTTTGAGGGAGCGATATTATAAGCCATAG
- a CDS encoding related to tol protein, which translates to MNEPRPDRRRHMGHVIAVEPLPEAFANPEHRPFNHEAIDFPQIKEWIEYCDKNHLQRCKPEKFTLPPNFKVIDCREPEDINREEPTVVSVGDDCEYAALSYVWGNIEDKFPQVVKDSIKVARQLKCEYLWVDRLCINQDPKDPNKQEQIKKMDAIYSRAIFTIIAAAGTNCNSGLAGITFPRISSPKQRCVQVDGVKLTYVGTPAAEKIQSSTWGSRGWTYQEGLLSHRRIYFTNEQVIFQCNNMTCLESFAIPMDVLHRLDIPNTKLQPVLKDTEPLFLPLKDIGKHLMEFSKRNFSHDRETLDAFLGVLNACHREEGYFHFLGNPLIRKKKGWRWLINAWYHVQPGARKADFPSWSWTGWKGEITMTSYDTPDHDIRLLREDGCSISLDDYRTEYNTNPPQPMKPVIQLEGMMTMMSFELIKWGSETTILNRTFNQTVVQDGPWAILPLTTGITCYSFLYLDNEAMTGLYQFELPIMVLEFGIESRDHNIIILVLREEGDLYERVGMVTIRGGFESNIKNGKAPAKLTMYKDKSRGWMTRVPISNSRDCIWQKDLEKKTIMLQ; encoded by the exons ATGAATGAGCCACGGCCTGATAGGCGAAGGCATATGGGCCACGTTATAGCAGTTGAACCATTACCCGAAGCATTTGCTAACCCTGAACACCGACCTTTCAACCATGAAGCAATAGATTTTCCGCAGATCAAAGAATGGATAGAATACTGTGATAAAAATCACCTGCAGCGCTGCAAACCAGAAAAATTCACTCTACCACCGAACTTTAAAGTCATCGACTGCAGGGAGCCAGAAGACATCAACCGCGAGGAACCAACTGTTGTATCCGTGGGTGACGATTGCGAATATGCTGCATTGTCATATGTCTGGGGCAATATAGAAGATAAATTTCCCCAAGTCGTCAAGGACAGCATCAAGGTAGCTCGTCAACTCAAGTGCGAATATTTATGGGTCGATCGGCTT TGCATCAATCAAGACCCCAAAGACCCCAACAAGCAAGAACAGATAAAAAAGATGGATGCGATATATTCCCGAGCAATTTTCACGATTATCGCCGCCGCTGGAACAAACTGCAATTCCGGCTTGGCCGGCATAACTTTTCCTCGCATATCCAGCCCAAAACAGCGATGCGTACAGGTTGATGGCGTAAAGCTCACCTACGTCGGTACACCTGCCGCAGAAAAGATTCAGTCCAGTACATGGGGTTCTCGTGGTTGGACATATCAGGAAGGCCTTCTATCACACAGGCGAATCTATTTCACCAATGAGCAAGTCATATTTCAGTGCAATAATATGACTTGTCTCGAGTCATTTGCTATTCCCATGGATGTCTTGCACAGACTTGATATCCCCAATACGAAACTACAGCCTGTCCTCAAGGATACTGAGCCTCTTTTCTTACCTCTGAAAGATATTGGGAAGCATTTAATGGAGTTCAGTAAGAGAAATTTTAGTCATGACAGAGAAACTCTAGATGCCTTTTTAGGGGTACTGAACGCCTGTCACAGAGAAGAGGGATATTTCCACTTCCTAGGAAACCCGCTTATTCGTAAAAAGAAGGGCTGGCGTTGGCTGATTAATGCTTGGTACCATGTCCAGCCTGGAGCTAGAAAGGCCGATTTCCCTAGCTGGTCTTGGACTGGTTGGAAAGGCGAAATCACGATGACCAGCTATGATACTCCGGACCATGACATTCGATTGCTCAGGGAAGATGGATGTTCAATCTCGCTCGATGATTACAGGACGGAGTACAACACAAACCCGCCACAACCCATGAAACCCGTCATTCAACTGGAAGGGATGATGACAATGATGTCGTTCGAACTCATTAAATGGGGTTCAGAGACAACTATTCTAAACAGGACGTTCAATCAAACGGTGGTACAAGATGGCCCTTGGGCGATACTTCCGTTAACCACGGGTATTACGTGCTACTCGTTCTTGTACCTCGATAACGAGGCAATGACGGGCCTTTATCAATTCGAACTTCCAATCATGGTGTTGGAGTTTGGGATTGAGTCGCGAGACCACAACATTATCATACTGGTACTAAGAGAAGAGGGTGATCTGTACGAACGAGTTGGGATGGTTACCATAAGGGGCGGATTCGAGTCTAATATTAAAAATGGAAAGGCGCCAGCAAAGCTAACTATGTATAAAGACAAAAGTCGGGGATGGATGACCCGGGTACCAATATCTAATTCACGCGATTGTATCTGGCAGAAGgatctcgagaagaagactatCATGTTGCAATAG
- a CDS encoding related to pyridoxamine 5`-phosphate oxidase, protein MANAGLQATLRALPVLQGASHPKAEFASFPETPHQAFETWLDEAISANVPEPHAVTLSTVDEQGYPDARVLILKNVDHRGWHFAIKATSPKGHQISSNNNVALTFYWPKIGRQIRLRGKASSLSRSECEQDWTARSAMAKITAKVSRQSEPLNDPHELEAKMAEAVKSHEIEGQEPSSEGWVVYAVAPQTVEFWQASSDRLHQRLKYTLDPAQSTWSKTALWP, encoded by the coding sequence ATGGCAAACGCCGGACTCCAAGCCACGCTTCGTGCGCTCCCTGTCCTGCAAGGAGCATCGCATCCAAAAGCAGAATTCGCTTCATTCCCTGAAACCCCTCACCAAGCATTCGAGACATGGCTCGACGAGGCTATCTCCGCCAACGTCCCCGAACCTCACGCCGTAACTCTCTCAACAGTCGATGAGCAAGGCTACCCCGATGCGCGCGTCCTAATCCTCAAGAACGTCGATCACCGCGGCTGGCACTTCGCCATCAAAGCCACCAGCCCCAAAGGGCATCAAATCTCATCCAACAACAACGTCGCACTTACATTCTACTGGCCCAAAATCGGACGACAGATCCGTCTGCGCGGTAAAGCAAGCTCCCTGTCGAGAAGTGAGTGTGAGCAGGATTGGACGGCTCGATCGGCTATGGCCAAGATCACTGCCAAGGTGTCGAGGCAGAGCGAACCACTTAATGACCCGCATGAGCTGGAAGCCAAGATGGCGGAAGCCGTGAAAAGTCATGAGATTGAGGGACAAGAGCCAAGTTCTGAGGGATGGGTGGTGTATGCGGTTGCGCCGCAGACTGTTGAGTTCTGGCAGGCTTCTAGTGATCGTCTGCATCAGCGATTGAAGTACACTTTGGATCCCGCCCAGAGCACCTGGAGCAAAACAGCTCTTTGGCCATAA